CCCCACCCCCCGTCTCCAACATCATCACAATGCATCTCTACcgggaaacaattttaaaactttaagaacAATCCGTTACAGTCTGTAGAACAACACCCCACCATTTGTTGTCTGTTAACACCTTAAAGACTTTTATGCTGGCGCTGTGTGGAAATTTATCCCAAACTTTCGAAAAAAGCTGTcgcgaatgtgttattaaaaataaactgtgtcttattacgttattttaaaaactttaaggcCAACCACGCGTTTAAAATTTCTTGTCGGGtgaaacacatcatttgtgtttgcgttgtgtgttaatacttttaaagtttaaaacttataaactgaTAAGCGAATATAGCgcgttataatgttaaaatctatattattttaagacatacaaCGGTGTCTACATTTCTTAGCTGTTAAAACGTGGCGAAAACGTGCCGCGTTGTCTTTGTTTGATTCACCAGCAGACCGCTGAGAATATtatcaagcaaaatgttttttattatgtatctgttctttatagggctgtgttcacaaaccaagcttgacgttttgaggttttatttttcagcgCTGCgctgttaagaacatttttgcgtGAAATACCTGTGGTGTttgtaaattagaaaactttacatgagtttaaaatgtttgtaaactttCACTGGTGTCAATTTTAGCACCCCCCCTCGGCATTCCGGAGCCTGTAACCCCCACTCGGCATTCCAGAGCCTGTAGCTAACCCCTCCCCACGCCCGTCTCCAATATCATCACAAATCATCTCTACcgggaaacaattttaaaactttaagaacAATCCGTTACAGTCTGTAGAACAACACCCCACCATTTGTTGTCTGTTAACACCTTAAAGACTTTTATGCTGGCGCTTTTATGCTGTGGAAATTTACCCCAAACTTTCGAAAAAGCTGTcgcgaatgtgttattaaaaataaactgtgtcttattacgttattttaaaaactttaagaccaaccccgcgtgtttaaaatttcttttcgggtgaaacacatcatttgtgtttgcgTTGTGTGCTTAtactttaaaacttataaactgaTATGTGAATACTTCTCGCTCTCGATAAATCGGGGGGGGTCATCACAACCAATTGTaaaatgtcttgtgttatgTAGGCGTGTTACACCATTGGCGCATATTCTTAAACGCTCCGACCTGACAGGGCCGCAGTGCGTGcttggcgctgtcagacaccaCAGAGCTGCTGAGATGGCTTCTTTGTGTGGAGAAACAACGGGGTCCGCTACTCTACAAAGCGATGAGGTAGgcggctaaaatattttttcgaCTCGTGGAATTGTTGTATCGGTGCTTAgcgtatgtcattttaatacttggtcttctttttagcaaaacccTAACCCACCCTCTGAACCCGGTGACAGCGGTGGGGGTGTGAGTTCAGCTGGGGTGCCAGATGCTGAAGAACAGCCGGGTGCTAGCGATGATACCAcgctacaaatggtaaatattaacgAAAAACCTTAGCTCAAAAGTGTAAATGCTCGGTATTTTAGGTGCAATGCATGTCTATTTTGttaagccttccttttctttttcctttaatagaataaagagGATGTGGACGGGTCAATCTTCAGCCTGCCGACACATGTGAATGTCTCGTGTCTATGCTTGGGTGTTCGCCCAAATGTTAATAAAGATGATGCCCCAGACCCTAATGAGCCCGATGTTATGCCCCAGATTGTGAAAGCAGTAGTTTATTGCATCTTCAAGCACTGTTTAAAGGGGGTCCTGGTTGATGACTGCCCGGCCTGTTTGATTGACCATCCTGGGCAGCGGGGTCACACATGTCTGTCTATCGGCTACACAGATGGGTTTGAAGATGTGACGTTTGCCGCTTTAGAAATTTATAAGTCTCTCAGTTTAGCCCGAATTTTATCGGTTGTTCTGTACACCGCCCGGTGTCTGGGTTCGTACACCATTACAAATGACACTGAGCGGGGCATAAAACAGttgctaaaaaatataattgaggaCCACTCCCCATACGAGCATGTACACGCCACCcttgaacagctggatgaaaaattAGTAGACGTGACTTTTGATGTGttgcaaaagaaacactattcttatttttacagacgcaaaaaaaaagatctatgtaaaatgtgaatacagatttcactctgttttacagacccGGGTGTGCCATCGAccgaagaatgaagaatttcgaatgtatacgtctgaattcttactaagagtgctttacacacttctctctacaaagcttgatatgcaaaacaaagagtcgaatgctaatgtccttaaatttgttaaagagatagatGCGTATGTCGAGAACTTGAGTGAAATTATTAcagatctgatgttttcagatcagaaaaggAAGCCTGGGGggttctacagtgtgtattccaaaatacagcgtgttttgcacagaacctgtggtaacaccatcccgcTGGTTACGCAGGCAAATTTTTTTGCCCTGCTCGATCGGATCGCCCAGTGTGGTTCGCACGGCTTTAGACACGGTGAGCGGAAGGgggttatgaatgctttttcagatgccgCAAAGTTTCTCAGCAGCGTAGGGGTGGTGGTTACGTGTACCGAACTAATTTTccgcaccaacatttaattgttgaatgcaaacaggagccGGTAACGCATGTGTGCTGCGTTGTTTCACTGTTTGAAAAcccctgttga
Above is a genomic segment from Lepisosteus oculatus isolate fLepOcu1 chromosome 1, fLepOcu1.hap2, whole genome shotgun sequence containing:
- the LOC138239197 gene encoding uncharacterized protein isoform X3, coding for MDTHSHDHITAPIAGPQCVLGAVRHHRAAEMASLCGETTGSATLQSDEQNPNPPSEPGDSGGGVSSAGVPDAEEQPGASDDTTLQMNKEDVDGSIFSLPTHTRVCHRPKNEEFRMYTSEFLLRVLYTLLSTKLDMQNKESNANVLKFVKEIDAYVENLSEIITDLMFSDQKRKPGGFYSVYSKIQRVLHRTCGNTIPLVTQANFFALLDRIAQCGSHGFRHGERKGVMNAFSDAAKFLSSVGVVVTCTELIFRTNI
- the LOC138239197 gene encoding uncharacterized protein isoform X1, coding for MNGYTQSRPHYGTNRGRVTPLAHILKRSDLTGPQCVLGAVRHHRAAEMASLCGETTGSATLQSDEQNPNPPSEPGDSGGGVSSAGVPDAEEQPGASDDTTLQMNKEDVDGSIFSLPTHTRVCHRPKNEEFRMYTSEFLLRVLYTLLSTKLDMQNKESNANVLKFVKEIDAYVENLSEIITDLMFSDQKRKPGGFYSVYSKIQRVLHRTCGNTIPLVTQANFFALLDRIAQCGSHGFRHGERKGVMNAFSDAAKFLSSVGVVVTCTELIFRTNI
- the LOC138239197 gene encoding uncharacterized protein isoform X2, coding for MNGYTQSRPHYGTNRGRVTPLAHILKRSDLTGPQCVLGAVRHHRAAEMASLCGETTGSATLQSDEQNPNPPSEPGDSGGGVSSAGVPDAEEQPGASDDTTLQMTRVCHRPKNEEFRMYTSEFLLRVLYTLLSTKLDMQNKESNANVLKFVKEIDAYVENLSEIITDLMFSDQKRKPGGFYSVYSKIQRVLHRTCGNTIPLVTQANFFALLDRIAQCGSHGFRHGERKGVMNAFSDAAKFLSSVGVVVTCTELIFRTNI